A part of Aspergillus flavus chromosome 5, complete sequence genomic DNA contains:
- a CDS encoding putative alcohol dehydrogenase encodes MASIKQWTTPLKGVESLKLTEAPKPAPGKGEVLVEIHAVSLNYRDIEVTNGEYTHHKSVGQEDRIVPCSDMCGVITQVGDGVSAWKVGDRVLSTFLPDHQTGQVTEKELSRGMGLPLDGVLAEYRVFPEHALVKAPSYMSDEQAATLPIAVVTAWMSINGMRPMGQNGGHGEYILLQGTGGVAIAGLQIGKASGAKVIITSSSDSKLAQAKELGADYTINYRTHPNWEEEVMRLTNNHGADIILEVGGAQTLKKSFDSIAFGGLINCIGYVSGKMDAPDDRTNVNLLALRRNVTLKGIINGPKDRFEEAVKFYEKHQIQPVVNKVFSFEEANEAFRFLESGNHFGKVVVRVK; translated from the exons ATGGCCTCAATTAAGCAGTGGACGACTCCCTTGAAGGGAGTAGAGTCGTTAAAACTCACCGAAGCCCCGAAGCCCGCTCCGGGCAAGGGCGAAGTCCTCGTCGAGATCCACGCCGTGTCGCTGAATTACCGCGACATCGAGG TAACTAATGGCGAGTACACCCATCACAAGTCCGTCGGACAAGAAGACCGCATAGTGCCATGCTCCGACATGTGCGGCGTCATCACGCAGGTCGGCGATGGTGTCAGCGCTTGGAAAGTCGGCGATCGCGTTCTCTCTACCTTCCTCCCCGATCATCAGACTGGCCAAGTGACGGAAAAGGAACTGTCGCGGGGGATGGGTCTGCCCCTCGATGGTGTCTTGGCCGAGTACCGCGTTTTCCCGGAACATGCGCTGGTCAAAGCGCCGAGCTACATGAGCGATGAGCAGGCCGCCACGCTTCCTATTGCAGTCGTGACGGCATGGATGTCGATCAACGGCATGCGACCTATGGGACAGAACGGAGGACACGGAGAATATATCCTGCTGCAGGGAACGGGCGGTGTCGCCATTGCCGGGCTGCAGATCGGAAAGGCGTCTGGTGCTAAGG TAATTATcacctcttcttccgacTCCAAGCTCGCCCAAGCCAAGGAACTCGGCGCCGACTACACAATCAACTACCGCACCCACCCCaactgggaagaagaagtaatGCGCCTCACCAACAACCACGGTGCAGACATCATCCTAGAGGTCGGTGGCGCCCAGACCCTGAAGAAGAGCTTTGACTCCATCGCCTTTGGTGGGTTGATCAACTGCATCGGATACGTCTCCGGGAAGATGGACGCGCCAGATGACCGGACCAACGTGAACTTGCTGGCACTGCGGAGGAATGTTACCCTGAAAGGGATCATCAACGGACCCAAGGATCGGTTCGAGGAAGCGGTGAAGTTCTATGAGAAACATCAGATCCAGCCCGTAGTTAATAAGGTGTTCTCATTTGAAGAGGCCAACGAGGCGTTCAGGTTTTTAGAAAGTGGGAATCATTTTGGGAAGGTTGTTGTTAGGGTTAAGTAG
- a CDS encoding putative serine/threonine protein phosphatase PP1 (unnamed protein product) — protein MSEKEEVDLDSIINRLLEVRGSRPGKHVRLQDSEIQYLCHKAREVFISQPILLELEAPIQICGDVHGQYYDLLRLFEYGGYPPDANYLFLGDYVDRGKQSVECICLLLAYKIKYPENFFILRGNHECASINRIYGFYDECKRRYNVKLWKTFIDCFNCLPIAAIVEDKIFCMHGGLSPDLNSMEQIRRIMRPTDIPDCGLLCDLLWADPEKEITGWGENDRGVSFTFGPDVVHRFVQKHDIDLICRAHQCVEDGYEFFAKRKLVTLFSAPNYCGEFDNAGAMMSVDESLLCSFQILKPAEKKKAIITRGFKSDRSNPSSSQQKKQS, from the exons ATGtctgagaaggaggaggtaGATCTGGACTCTATCATTAATAGATTGCTCGAAGTCAGGGGTAGCCGACCAGGTAAACACGTTCGACTGCAGGACTCGGAGATCCAATATCTCTGTCATAAAGCGCGTGAGGTTTTCATATCCCAACCCATATTACTAGAGCTCGAGGCACCCATTCAG ATTTGCGGTGATGTCCACGGCCAGTACTACGATCTCCTTCGCCTGTTCGAATACGGCGGCTATCCACCTGATGCCAATTACCTGTTCCTTGGCGACTATGTTGACCGCGGAAAGCAGTCGGTCGAATGCATTTGCCTCCTGCTAGCTTATAAGATCAAATACCCCGAGAACTTCTTTATCCTGCGAGGAAATCACGAATGTGCCTCGATAAACCGAATCTATGGGTTTTACGACGAATGCAAGAGGAGATATAATGTCAAGCTCTGGAAGACGTTTATTGATTGCTTTAACTGTTTGCCAATTGCGGCTATTGTGGAGGACAAGATCTTTTGTATGCATGGAGGACTTAGTCCAGATTTAAATTCCATGGAGCAGATCCGTCGCATAATGCGTCCCACAGAT ATACCTGACTGCGGTCTATTGTGTGATCTCCTCTGGGCGGATCCGGAGAAGGAAATAACTGGCTGGGGCGAGAATGACCGTGGTGTCTCCTTCACATTCGGCCCTGACGTTGTGCACCGTTTTGTGCAGAAACACGATATAGACTTGATCTGTCGTGCGCATCAGTGTGTGGAAGATGGGTATGAGTTCTTCGCCAAACGAAAGCTTGTCACGTTGTTCAGCGCACCGAATTACTGTGGTGAATTTGACAACGCCGGCGCTATGATGAGTGTTGATGAGAGCCtgctttgctcttttcaG ATTCTTAAACcggctgagaagaaaaaagcaattATTACCAGAGGGTTCAAATCGGACAGGTCTAATCCATCTTCAAGTCAGCAGAAGAAGCAATCATAG
- a CDS encoding kinase-like domain-containing protein — MKRIPGEPLSKAWSKLSTHEKEGIAKQTAEYLLQLRNLQSDKTQSLTGGPVYLDFLFRNKDSHLSHGPITTHDELWAHMERGLNEAISEAVRIRLRQRMPPAAPYTFTHGDLTNVNIMVENGCLTGIIDWETSG; from the coding sequence ATGAAACGAATTCCTGGCGAGCCCTTAAGCAAAGCCTGGTCAAAGCTTTCTACACATGAAAAGGAGGGAATAGCAAAACAGACCGCGGAGTATCTGCTACAACTTCGCAATCTCCAGTCCGACAAGACCCAATCTCTTACTGGCGGTCCAGTGTATTTAGatttcctatttaggaaCAAAGATTCCCATCTGTCCCATGGTCCTATTACAACCCATGACGAGCTTTGGGCTCACATGGAGCGTGGATTGAATGAAGCCATATCTGAGGCTGTGCGCATACGACTTCGGCAACGTATGCCACCTGCGGCACCTTATACCTTTACGCACGGTGACCTCACTAATGTTAATATCATGGTTGAAAATGGATGTCTTACTGGGATTATTGATTGGGAGACATCCGGATAA
- a CDS encoding cupin domain protein, whose translation MSSSSHNPHNTPTLPNFTRYITTHDANGTAIIHSETESTFREYDNGSLRFNVPFTTSQFPAELSGDADIAAHESLIASGNLGLVSPSGTVCRVVDFAPLKSGGKGLMHRTQSLDYGIVLEGSIEMWLDSEEMKLLKKGDIAVQRGTMHEWRNASETEWTRMVFVLQGTKPLVVGDKVLKEELGTQTEIKPSASATNL comes from the coding sequence atgtcctcatcatcccatAACCCCCACAACACCCCAACCCTCCCCAACTTCACCCGATACATCACAACCCACGACGCCAACGGTACCGCGATAATCCACAGTGAAACGGAAAGTACATTCAGAGAATACGACAACGGTAGCCTCCGCTTCAATGTCCCCTTCACAACCTCCCAGTTCCCTGCCGAACTAAGCGGTGACGCCGATATAGCCGCCCACGAGTCCTTGATAGCGTCTGGCAACCTGGGTCTGGTTAGCCCCAGTGGAACCGTCTGCCGGGTCGTGGACTTTGCGCCTCTGAAATCGGGAGGCAAGGGATTAATGCATCGGACACAGAGCTTGGATTATGGGATCGTCCTGGAGGGATCTATTGAGATGTGGTTGGACTCGGAGGAGATGAAGCTCTTGAAGAAAGGTGATATTGCTGTGCAGAGGGGAACAATGCATGAGTGGAGAAATGCAAGTGAGACAGAGTGGACTAGGATGGTTTTCGTGCTGCAGGGTACCAAGCCTTTAGTTGTTGGGGATAAAGTGCTGAAGGAGGAACTGGGGACTCAGACGGAGATTAAGCCCAGTGCGAGTGCAACTAATCTGTGA